aaacaaacaaaacaattcgTTCTAAGTCTGACACGAGCGACATTGAAGCTCTAGGTCAagatcaagatttttttctgcaaaaactGTTTCTTTTAAACCTGTTTTTTGATTCCCAAACCCGTTTATAAAAATGGCTCAAGTTTTTCcgttcacaaaaattattaatattattcaatgaaaaaaaaactgcatcgCAAAATTTGTGCAAGAATATCAATGACCTTCTTTCAAAATTCACTTGCTGACGCATTTACTTTTGTTTCTTGTCTGATAGCAGATCAACGATcgtcaaacacaaaaaatggcaTTGACACTCGGTTTCGATTTGGACGAAGCTCTCAAACGGGAGGGAATTGATCGGAGAGTGCTAACGAAATTACGGAGCTCGGATATTCCTGGGATGCCAAGTAGCATCACGGATCAACAATTGGCGCTCTTTTATCGTGCCTGCAAAATGGATTTTGACACGACACGGACTGTGATTGAGGCGTACTTTGAACATAAACGATGCACACCGGAACATTTTAGTGACAGGGATCCGTTGTCGCCGGAGGTGCAGCAGTGTTTGGATAATcagttgagtaatttttttaattttttttttcaaagggaaattttcgcatttttagaccctgacaaaaaaattaaattttgaaatttttttttataatttttccatttttttaattttttttcatttattagggcattttgaattttttttttttttttttttattttttttttttttaaataaattttaattattttcgaattttaatttttttagttcaaaaaaaaaaaataaattaataaaaaaataattaaaaaaattaaataaataaaaaaaataataaattaattaaatttaaaaaaattttctatacaaaaaatttaactttgagacaaaattctattttttggcaattaatcataattatttaaataattaagtatttttattttatttttaatatttttttttaaattttgtttaaatatatttaaaaattttaataattaataaaaaaataatatgcatTTAAAAGAGGTTAGAAATATTCGActtaaatccataaaatttatttttttttctatttttaattaatttttattttaaatgctataaaaatgggaaaacttgaaaaaaaaaacaaaatttcccattaagattaattttatgaatttttttaggatcTACGTCTGTTTACCTGTAACTCCAAGTGGCTCTTCGATAATTTATCATCGTGTCGCTAATTCGACAGCATCCAATTATTGCTTCGATAATGCCATTCGCACGTATCTGATGACGATGGATGCATGTCTCTATCGatgtggtaagttttttttcctcaaaattattaaattgactcaaaaaaactgttttttaaatcatcaggACCTCGTCCCGgaatcatttttctctttgaCATGGCAAACGTCTCCATTTTCCACTTGATGCGAGTCAACatcaaatccatcaaaaaattcttccattACGTAAATTATTGTTTGCCAGCGCAACTCGATGAAGTTCACATCTTGAACGCTGTgagatttttcgacaaaattctGATGCTCATTAAACCGTTTATCAGAGAAGGAGGCCTCGAGAAAATCGTTCTTCATCGAGCAACGGACGACTATGAAACTATTTTGAAGGACAAGATTCCGTTGTCGTGTCTTCCATCCGATTTCGGGGGAGAATTGGAGTCTGTTGAAGAGTTGCATAACAAATTCCGACAAGAACTTGTCGATTTGAAGCCATATTTCGAAGCTGAAGAGAGACAATGGAGTGAAAGTGATGTTGCCATcgaaaataaaggaaaaatggaccagaataaaaatgaagagacAGCTGTGATTGATTCGTTAGAGTTTGACTAAGTTTTGTTATTTAAGTAGAGGGAGtcattttggataaaaaaaaaataaagagaatgTAATTCAGaagaataaactttttttcataatggaAACGACtggttttttctttaaaaagtccTTTTTTCGGGCCTCTTAATGATTTCACGAATTTGGAAAACGATTTGTTATGAACTTTGTAGATGGGcttcaatttatcaaaatcttcttgtttcaaacaaaaaaaaattttctcgtcaaaaattattttaaaatttaaaaagaatttcttcacaatatttttaaaaatttgcttttaacagcaaataaattttttattctcaaaaaaacaaaaaaaaatcacaaatttaaaaaaaaaaatttctacaaaaaaaaaatataaaaaaatcaattgtaattgataaaaaatggccataaaaaaattaaagtatatCTAAAATATcttcttataaaatatttcaattgacTCAAAAAGGAAGACTTCTTCAAATgaaaagaattgaaatttacaaaaaaaaatatttttcataaataaaaattcttcattttaaaaaatttttttcataaaattagtagcaatttaaaaaaatttacacaaaaatatattttt
The sequence above is drawn from the Culicoides brevitarsis isolate CSIRO-B50_1 chromosome 1, AGI_CSIRO_Cbre_v1, whole genome shotgun sequence genome and encodes:
- the LOC134837615 gene encoding alpha-tocopherol transfer protein-like; protein product: MPSSITDQQLALFYRACKMDFDTTRTVIEAYFEHKRCTPEHFSDRDPLSPEVQQCLDNQIYVCLPVTPSGSSIIYHRVANSTASNYCFDNAIRTYLMTMDACLYRCGPRPGIIFLFDMANVSIFHLMRVNIKSIKKFFHYVNYCLPAQLDEVHILNAVRFFDKILMLIKPFIREGGLEKIVLHRATDDYETILKDKIPLSCLPSDFGGELESVEELHNKFRQELVDLKPYFEAEERQWSESDVAIENKGKMDQNKNEETAVIDSLEFD